The genomic window ACTATAATAACAAAAATTGCAGAAAGTACTATTAATTATTGCCTATCACCAAATGAAAATATAAAGGTTTTTATCTATGGTGATAGTTTTAAAATAGATTCAGATAAAGCAACATCTATTGCTCTAGTTGTAAATGAGATACTACAAAACTGTATAGAGCATGCCTTTGAAGCAAAAGAGAATGGAAAAATCGAGGTGACCATAAAAAAAGGAATAATGTATTCTACCATTTCAATTATAGATAATGGGCGAGGTTTTGATATTAATAAGATTAGAAATGGAAGTTTAGGGTTAAGTATTGTAAAAAGTATTGTGAAAGATAAATTATTTGGTCATTTCAATATAGATTCTAATGAATTTGGAACTAAAATACTATTCGATTTTAAAAATGAATAAAATAGCACAATGGAGTGCTATCATGAAGGCAAAGAGGCCAAATGTTCAGGCCTCTTTTTGTTTTTATGAAGGGGGAAGATAATTTGAAAGAGGAAATAATCAGCGTAGGTATCGATATTGGAACAAGCACAACCCAGCTTATTTTTAGCAAGCTTATTATTGAAAATACTGCTTCAGCTTTTACTATTCCTAAAATAAAAATTGTTGATAAGCAGGTGTTTTTTAAAAGCGAAATTTATTTTACTCCACTTATATCTTCTACGGAAATCGATATGGAGAAGGTAAAAAAAATTATAGAAATTGAATATTCTAAAGCAGGAATTAAACCTGAAGATGTTAAAACTGGTGCGGTAATAATCACTGGAGAAACTGCAAGAAAGAAAAATGCTAACAATGTGTTAAATTCATTAAGTAAATTTGCAGGCGAATTTGTTGTTGCAACTGCTGGTCCTGAACTTGAGGCTATTATTGCTGGAAGAGGAGCAGGAGCTGAAAATATATCCAAAGAAAATGACTATTGCGTAGCTAATATAGATATCGGCGGAGGAACGACAAATATTGCTGTTTTTGACAGTGGTGAAGTTGTAGATACGTGTGCCTTGGATGTAGGTGGAAGGTTAATAAAGTTTGATGAAAATAATAGAAAAATTAATTATGCATCAAACAAAATCATTGAACTAGCAAAGGAATTAGGCATTGATTTGAAATTAGATGATGAAATTACTCTTGGAAAAATAAAAATTATTTGTTCACGAATGGCTGAAATATTAGAAGAAGTATTTGGATTGAGAGCAAGAAGCAAATTATTAGAAAAAATGCTTATTACTAAACCCTTAAATTTGAACTATAAAATAGACTCTATAACCTTTTCAGGAGGCGTAGCTGACTTCATTTATAATCAATCTGATAATTACTTAGCCTTTAATGACATCGGAATTGTTTTAGGTGAAGCAATCTCAAAATCTAGTTTATTTAAAAAGCTTAAAGTTTTTAAACCTCAAGAAACGATAAGGGCTACTGTTATAGGTTCTGGTATGCATACAGTAGAACTTAGCGGTAGCACTATAATGTATTCAAAAGATATATTTCCGATTAAAAATATTCCAGTAATAAGATTAAACAATGAAAGTGATTATAAATTATTTTCAAGCGAAATAGAACAAAAAATTAATTGGTTCATTGCAAATGAAGAATTACAAAATATAGCGATTGCTTTCAAAGGAACAAAAAATCCAAGCTTTAATAATGTAAGTTCTTTGGCAGAAAAAATAATAACAGGCTTGAATAAATTAGTTGAAAACAGATTACCTATAATTGTCATTGTCGAAAATGATTTTGCAAAAGCATTAGGTCATTCTATAGTAAATAAACTTAACAAAAAAAATGATGTTGTATGTATTGATGGAATTAGGGTAGAGAATGGTGATTTTGTTGATATTGGGAAACCTATATCAAATGGTAGGGTAGTCCCAATTGTAATAAAAACATTATTATTCAAATAAGGAAGGGGTGAATAATTTGAGATTAAAGACAAAATTGTTCGGAAAAACTTATCAATTTGGTTCTGTTAAAGAAGTTCTAGCAAAAGCAAATGAAGAAAAATCAGGAGATAAATTGGCAGGTATTGCAGCTTCTTCTGTTACTGAAAGAATTGCTGCAAAAGAAGTTTTAAGCAATTTAACCCTAAACGATTTAAGAAATAATCCTGTAGTTCCTTATGAAATTGATGAGGTTACTAGAGTAATTCAGGATTCAGTTAACGAAAGAATTTATGAAGAAATTAAAAATTGGACAGTAGCAGAACTTAGAGAATGGATATTGAATGATAAGACTTCAGGTGATGACATAAAGAGAATCAGCAGAGGTCTTACTAGTGAAATGGTTGCAGCAGTTGCGAAACTCATGTCAAATCTAGATTTGATATATGGTGCAAGCAAAATAAGAATAAGTGCTCACTGCAACTCAACAATTGGCCTTAAAGGGACACTGGCAGCTAGATTGCAACCAAATCACCCAACTGATGATATTGATGGAATAATGGTTTCAATTATGGAAGGACTAAGCTATGGGGTTGGTGATGCTGTAATTGGATTAAACCCTGTAGATGACACTGTTGATAATGTCTATAAAATATTAAAGAAGTTTGATGAGTTTAAAAAGAAGTGGGAAATTCCAACTCAAATTTGTGTTCTTGCTCATGTTACGACTCAAATGGAATGTATAAGAAAAGGAGCACCAACAGACCTTATCTTCCAGAGTATTGCAGGGTCACAAAAAGGGAATGAAGCATTTGGTATAAGCGTTAAATTATTGGATGAAGCTTACGATTTAGCTCTAAAACAAGGAACAGCAACAGGTCCAAACGTAATGTATTTTGAAACTGGACAAGGCTCAGAATTATCTTCTGATTCGCATCATGGTGCTGACCAAGTAACCATGGAAGCCAGATGCTATGGATTAGCAAAAAGATATAAACCGTTTATGGTAAATACTGTTGTTGGTTTTATAGGACCGGAATATCTATATGACAGCAAGCAAGTAATCAGGGCAGGCCTTGAAGATCATTTTATGGGCAAACTTACTGGAATTCCAATGGGTGTTGATGCTTGTTATACCAATCATATGAAGGCGGATCAGAATGATGTTGAAAATTTAGCGGTTCTATTGACTGCTGCAGGGTGTAACTATTTCATGGGAATTCCTGCTGGGGATGACGTAATGCTTAATTATCAATGCACAGGATATCATGAAACTCCTACATTAAGAGAATTACTTGGATTAAGACCTATAAAAGAATTTGAAATTTGGCTTGAAAAAATGGGATTTATGCAAAATGGCAAATTGACTAATAAAGCTGGGGATGCATCAGTTTTTTTGAAATGAGGTGCCGCTGATGATACTCAAAACAAAACTGTTTGGAAGGATATATTCTTTTAAAGACATTAAAGAAGTATTGGCAAAAGCAAATGAAGAAAAATCTGGTGATAAGCTTTTGGGGATAGCAGCTGAAACGGTTCAAGAAAGAATAGCAGCTAAAATAGTTTTAAGCAATTTGACATTAGAGGATTTAAGAAATAATCCAACTATTCCATATGAAGAAGATGAAGTAACAAGAGTAATAGATGAACAGGTAAATGAAAGTATTTATAAAGAGGTTAAATCATGGACAGTAGGCAAGTTAAGAGAATATATTTTGGATCACAAAACAACTGGTGAAGATATTAAAAGAATTAGTAATGGTTTAACATCTGAAATGATTGCAGGTGTAGCAAAGTTAATGTCTAATATGGATTTGGTTTACGGAGCCAGCAAAATAAAGATTTGGGCTAAGGCTAATACTGAAATAGGTAAACCGGGGACATTGTCCTTTAGATTGCAACCCAATCATCCAACAGATGATATAGATGGGATAATAGCTTCAATAATGGAAGGATTATCATATGGATGTGGAGATGCAATAATTGGTGTTAATCCTGTAGAAGACACAGTTGAAAATACTAAAAAGATAATGAATGAAATTCATAATTTTATGATTAAATGGAGTATACCTACTCAAACATGCGTTTTATCACACATAACAACTCAAATGGAGGCAGTAAGACAAGGTGCACCAGTGTCAGTTTTCTTTCAGAGCGTGGCTGGTAGTGAAAAGGCAAATACGGCTTTTGGCGTTAGCAAGGATATTCTTGATGAAGCATTTGAACTAATAAAGAAATATGGAACTGCACCCGGTCCTAATCTTATGTATTTTGAAACTGGTCAAGGTTCTGAAATGTCCCTGAATGCAGATCATGGGGTAGATGAAATGACACTCGAGGCAAGAACTTATGGATTTGCTAAAAGATATAAGCCTTTTATGGTTAACAATGTTTCAGGATTTATAGGTCCAGAGACTCTTTATAATGGTAAAGAGATAATTAGAGCAAGTTTAGAAGACCATTTTATGGGTAAGTTGACAGGTTTACCTATGGGTATGGCGCCATGTTATACAAATCATGTTAATGCAGATCAAAATGATCAAGAAACAGCAACTATGTTGCTTACCATGGCAGGGGCAAACTACTTTATGGGTGTTCCAGTAGGTGATGATGTAATGCTAAGCTACCAAGATACAAGTTATCATGATGATGCTACCTTAAGAGAGTTGTTAAATTTAAAACCCGCCGAGGAGTTCTTCAACTGGTTAGTTGAAATGGGAATAATGGATAAAAACGGAAGACTCACTGAATTTGCAGGAGATCCTTCTATATTCTTGAAATAAATTGAAAGGGGGAATAAAAGTGGTAAAAGAAGACGATTTAAGAAAGATAGTTGAACAAGTTTTAACAGAGATGGGATATTCTTCTCTACCTGAAAAAGCTATAAATACTATAAAAGAAGCTATAATTGATGAACAAGAAGGGATTCCAGATCTGACAACTATTGATATTAGAAAACAGGTGCTGGTTCCTAATCCTGAAAATTTAGAAGCTTTATTAAAATTAAAGAGCAAGACACCTGCAAGAATTGGGGTTTGGAGATCAGGGCCAAGATATAAGACAGAAACACTTTTAAGATTTAGGGCAGATCATGCTGTGGCAATGGATGCAGTATTTACTGACGTTTCTGAGGAGTTATTACAGGAAATGAATCTGTTTTCAGTTAAGACGATGTGCAGAAATAAAGATGAATATTTAACAAGACCGGATTTAGGAAGAAAATTTGATGATGATTCCATAAAAATGATTAAAGAAAAATGCAAAGCTAATCCGCAAGTTCAAATATACGTATCTGACGGATTAAGTTCAACTGCAATTGAGGCAAATGTGAAGGATGTTTTACCGGCAATTATTCAAGGTTTAAAAGCATATGGAATTGAAGTTGGAACACCATTCTTTGTAAAATACGGAAGAGTTCCTGCTATGGATGTAATTTCGGAAGTAACAGGAGCAGATGTAACATGTGTTTTAATTGGTGAAAGACCAGGTTTAGCTACAGCAGAAAGTATGAGTGCATACATGGCGTATAAGGCAACTGTAAATATGCCAGAAGCAAGAAGGACAGTTGTTTCAAATATTCATAGAGGTGGAACACCGCCGGTTGAAGCAGGTGCTCATATTGCAGAAATAATTAAGCTAATGATTGAGAAGAAAGCAAGTGGAATTGATTTGAAATTATGATAAGGGGGGATATAAATGAAAAATGATCCTATTCGTGCGACGGTTTTAAGTGTTAAGATAATTCCAAATGTAAATCCAGATATGGCTAGTGCACTAAAATTAGAGCCAAATCAAAAAAGTGTAGGTATTATAACTACAAATATAGATGATGTTTCTTACACTGCTTTAGATGAAGCAACAAAAAAGGCAGATGTTCAAGTAGTCTATGCAAGATCTATGTATGCTGGTTCAGCAAATGCTAGCACAAAGTTGGCAGGGGAGTTTATTGGTATTATTGCAGGTCCAAATCCTGCTGAAGTAAAAAGTGGATTAAATGCTGCAATACAATTTATTGAAAATGATGCTTGCTTTTATAGTGCAAATGACGATGATAGCATTGTTTATTATGCTCACTGTATATCAAGAACAGGTTCATATCTTTCAAAGGTTGCAGGAATAGAAGAAGGAGAGGCTTTGGCTTACTTAATTGCACCTCCGCTTGAAGCAACTTATGCGCTAGATGCTGCTCTCAAGGCTGCAGATGTTAAATTAGCGGCATTTTATGGACCACCAACAGAAACAAACTTTGCTGGCGGATTATTAACTGGAAGCCAGTCTGCTTGTAAAGCTGCCTGTGAAGCTTTTGCAAATGCTGTTAAATATGTAGCTGATAATCCATTAAGTTATTAAAGTGAATGAAGATGAAAAGAGAAGCTTTGGGAATAATTGAAACCTATGGATTTACTGATTTTATCGTAGCTTTTGATATTGCTTTAAAGAGTGCTAACGTTAAATATCTAAGTCATTGCTTCGTTAGAGCTGGATTAGTTTCTGGATATATTCAAGGTGATGTTTCAGATGTTGAGGAAGCGTTGCAGTCGGTTAAGAGTTATTTTCAAACGTTTAAGAAGAATATAAAAATTCATTGTATACCTCGTCCTTATGAAGATACCTGCAACCTAATTGAGCCTTTGTGTGGGGAAAAAGATGAAGTAATAGTCATAGAAAAGAAAAAAGAAATTGAGGATGATGTATCCATGAAAGTTGAGGCTATTTTAGGAACTCATTTTGATGAATTGAAAAATATGAAAACAGTAGACTTAAGAAAATTAGCGAGGCAATTAGATAGTCTGTCAATTCCAAGAGATAAAATAAAATTTGCAAGAAAAGATGAACTCATTAAAGCTATTATCGAGTTCTGTGAAAGGAAGTTGAGATGATGGACAGAGACTTAATTTCCATCCAGGAAGCAAGGGATCTTGTAAGAAGAGCAAAGGAAGCACAGTTTAAGCTTTCAAATCTTTCTCAGAAAGAATTAGATGAAATTGTAAGATCTATGGCTGAAGAAGCATATCAAAACTCGGAAAGACTTGCTAAAATGGCAGTTGAAGAAACAGGGTTTGGTAAATATGAAGACAAAATAATTAAAAACAAATTTGCAAGCAAAATAGTTTTCGAAAGCATAAAAGAAGTTAAAACAGTAGGAATACTTAAAAATGATGATATAAATAAAATTTTAGAAATAGGTGTCCCAATAGGGATTATTGCTGCATTAATTCCATCAACGAATCCAACTTCTACAACAATTTATAAAGCTCTTATAGCAATTAAATCTGGTAATGCAATAGTTTTTAGTCCTCATCCCGCAGCAGCACGTTGTATTTTAGAAACAGCAAAGATACTAGAGAAGGCAGCAATAAAATCTGGAGCACCAGAAGGTATAATTGGCTGTTTACAAAATCCTACCTTAGAAGCAACTAATGAACTTATGAAGAATAAAGATGTAGCTTTGATTTTAGCAACAGGCGGTTCAGCAATGGTAAGAGCTGCATATAGTTCAGGAAAGCCTGCTCTTGGCGTTGGGCCAGGAAATGTCCCTGCTTTTATAGAGAGAACAGCAGATATTCCGTTATCTGTTAAGAGAATAATTGAAAGTAAAACATTTGACAATGGAACTATTTGTGCATCTGAACAAGCTATAGTAACAGAAAATTGCATTAAAGAAAAAGTGAAAGAGGAACTAATACTACAAGGTGGGTATTTCTTAGATGAAGAAGAAGCAAGGAAGGTTGCAAAAGTATTAGTTAACCCATGCGGAGGTCTAAATCCAAGAATAGTGGGGCAACCAGCAATAAAAATAGCTCAAATGGCAGGATTAGAGATTCCAGATAATATTAAGGTTTTAATAAAGGAAGAAAAAGGTGTGGGTAAAGAATTTCCATTTTCGATGGAAAAATTATCGCCTATATTAGCCTTTTATACTGAAGAAAACTGGGAAAAGGCCTGTGAAAAATGTATTGAAATTTTAAATTTTGGAGGACTAGGTCATACGCTTGTTATACATTCAAATAATGAAGAGGTTATTATGGAATTTGCTTTGAAAAAGCCAGTATCTAGGCTATTGATTAATACATCTGCATCACAAGGAGCAATAGGAGCTACGACTAATTTACAGCCAGCTCTTACATTGGGATGTGGAAGTATTGGTGGAAGTTCAACTTCGGATAATATAGGACCTTTACACTTAATAAACATAAGAAGAATAGCCTATGGGATAAGAGAGACAAATGAGATTTTTAGCAACAGCAATGAAGATAAAGTAGATTTAGACTATCTAAAAAAATTAATAATAAATGAAATAAATAAAATTAAAAAAGGAGGAGTTTTAAATGGCTAATACAAATGCTCTTGGTATGATTGAAACAAAAGGTTTGGTTGGAGCTATTGAGGCTGCTGACGCAATGGTTAAGGCTGCGAATGTTACTTTGATAGGAAAGGTTCTTGTAGGTGGAGGACTTGTAACTGTAATGGTTAGAGGAGATGTAGGGGCAGTTAAGGCGGCAACAGATGCAGGTGCTGCAGCTGCAGAAAGAGTTGGGGAATTGATATCAGTTCACGTAATTCCTAGACCACACGGAGAAGTAGAACTGATTCTTCCAAAGGCAGAATGATAATATTCCCGGGCTCTGCCCGGGAAATATAAAAGGATGTGGTTGATGTGAGAGTGCTGACAGAATATGATTTGAGAATTGAATTGAAAAACAAAAAGATTGACAAATACTATGTTGATGCAGAAACAATAATAACTCCATCGGCAAAACAGTTTCTATCAGAAAAAGGAATAGAATTATTAACAACAAATAAAAAAGATACCAAAATTGAAGAAAGTATTGAAATACCCGAAAAAAATAAAAAAGTTTTTGCCGATGCTATGTATGAAGTTTTTTATGATAAGAAACCAGAATTTATGACGCATTTGCATGGGAATAAGCTTGTTCCTAAGAATCATCCAAGGATTATTCTTAGGGGAAAACTAGATACTTTACAAGCAAAAATATTAGAAGTTCAAGTGATTGCAAACAAAAACAAACTAGATAAGCTGGTTGCTGATTTAGATGAGTTATTAAAGTTTGCAAGAAATGTTTTAAGAGCAGAGGTTTTAGATGAAACCCTTGATAATATAACATTATTGGGATTAAATGATGAACAACTAAGAGAAATGTCCCAAAATCCCAAAAAATATTTTAATCAAGAACATTTATTACCTAGCTATAAAATGGGAGATATAGTAATTATATTAAACAGTTTAAGATGTCTAGCAAGAGAAACTGAAATAAGTGCCATTAAAGCCTTCAAAACTAATGATGGATTTTCAAGATTAGATATAATAAAAGGATTAAATAGACTAAGCAGCTGTATTTATATAATGATGATTAAGGTAAATAGCGGAATTTATAAATGATGTGAGGTGATAGGGTGGAAGTTTTTTTGGATAATTTAGCAAAAAATATTGTAAGAAACATTAAATGTCAAAGACTAATCCCTATCGAGGCATCTGGAAGGCATGTTCACTTAAGTATTCAGCATGTGATTGAACTTTTTGGAAAAGATTATGAATTAAAAATTAAGAAGGAATTATCTCAAAAAGGACAGTATCAGTATGAGGAAAAGGTTATGTTGATTGGGCCTAAGGGAGTTTATAAAGATGTTTCGATATTGGGTCCACCTAGGAGTAAAACGCAAGTTGAAATTTCTAAAACTGATGCGATATTTTTAGGAGTTGATGCTCCTTTAAGGGATTCAGGCAATTTAAGTAAATCGCCATCTATAATAATTGCAACTGATAAGGCAGCAATTAGAATTGCAGAAGGAGTTATTATTGCTAGGAGACATATTCATATGAACGAAAAAGATGCAATAGAATTTAGTGTTAAAGACAAGCAATTAGTTAGTGTGAAAATATTAAGTCAACGTCCTGTTATTTTTGAAGAAGTTTTAGTTAGAGTTAATAGGGATTATTCTTTAACAATGCATATAGATTATGATGAAGCTAATGCATGTGGATATATAGATGGAGTCTACGGAAGGTTAATAGTTTAGGGAGTGATATTATGTATGATTATACTTTGGTTAATAAAATGGTAAAGGAAGTAGAAAAGAGTATATACGAAACAATAGAATTCGATAAAACAAATGAAATATTATTAGGAGTTGATTTGGGAACTGCATATATAGTATTGGTAGCATTAGATAAATATAGAAGACCTATAGCAACTGAAATGGAATATGCTAATGTCGTAAGAGATGGTCTGGTTGTTGATTTTATTGGTGCAACAAATATCGTCAGAAGACTAAAAAGAAAATTGGAAGATAAGTTAAATGCAGAATTAAAATATGCAGCGATAGCTGTGCCGCCAGGAACAAGTGCAAGAGACTGTGATACTCACAGATATGTTGTAGAAAGGGCAGGTTTGGAAGTTGTAAAAGTATTGGATGAGCCAACGGCCGCAAACGCAGTTTTGAACATTAAAGATGGTGTTATCGTAGACATAGGGGGAGGAACAACAG from Caloramator mitchellensis includes these protein-coding regions:
- the eutL gene encoding ethanolamine utilization microcompartment protein EutL, whose protein sequence is MKNDPIRATVLSVKIIPNVNPDMASALKLEPNQKSVGIITTNIDDVSYTALDEATKKADVQVVYARSMYAGSANASTKLAGEFIGIIAGPNPAEVKSGLNAAIQFIENDACFYSANDDDSIVYYAHCISRTGSYLSKVAGIEEGEALAYLIAPPLEATYALDAALKAADVKLAAFYGPPTETNFAGGLLTGSQSACKAACEAFANAVKYVADNPLSY
- a CDS encoding ethanolamine ammonia-lyase subunit EutB; the protein is MRLKTKLFGKTYQFGSVKEVLAKANEEKSGDKLAGIAASSVTERIAAKEVLSNLTLNDLRNNPVVPYEIDEVTRVIQDSVNERIYEEIKNWTVAELREWILNDKTSGDDIKRISRGLTSEMVAAVAKLMSNLDLIYGASKIRISAHCNSTIGLKGTLAARLQPNHPTDDIDGIMVSIMEGLSYGVGDAVIGLNPVDDTVDNVYKILKKFDEFKKKWEIPTQICVLAHVTTQMECIRKGAPTDLIFQSIAGSQKGNEAFGISVKLLDEAYDLALKQGTATGPNVMYFETGQGSELSSDSHHGADQVTMEARCYGLAKRYKPFMVNTVVGFIGPEYLYDSKQVIRAGLEDHFMGKLTGIPMGVDACYTNHMKADQNDVENLAVLLTAAGCNYFMGIPAGDDVMLNYQCTGYHETPTLRELLGLRPIKEFEIWLEKMGFMQNGKLTNKAGDASVFLK
- a CDS encoding ethanolamine ammonia-lyase subunit EutB, with translation MILKTKLFGRIYSFKDIKEVLAKANEEKSGDKLLGIAAETVQERIAAKIVLSNLTLEDLRNNPTIPYEEDEVTRVIDEQVNESIYKEVKSWTVGKLREYILDHKTTGEDIKRISNGLTSEMIAGVAKLMSNMDLVYGASKIKIWAKANTEIGKPGTLSFRLQPNHPTDDIDGIIASIMEGLSYGCGDAIIGVNPVEDTVENTKKIMNEIHNFMIKWSIPTQTCVLSHITTQMEAVRQGAPVSVFFQSVAGSEKANTAFGVSKDILDEAFELIKKYGTAPGPNLMYFETGQGSEMSLNADHGVDEMTLEARTYGFAKRYKPFMVNNVSGFIGPETLYNGKEIIRASLEDHFMGKLTGLPMGMAPCYTNHVNADQNDQETATMLLTMAGANYFMGVPVGDDVMLSYQDTSYHDDATLRELLNLKPAEEFFNWLVEMGIMDKNGRLTEFAGDPSIFLK
- a CDS encoding BMC domain-containing protein; protein product: MKMKREALGIIETYGFTDFIVAFDIALKSANVKYLSHCFVRAGLVSGYIQGDVSDVEEALQSVKSYFQTFKKNIKIHCIPRPYEDTCNLIEPLCGEKDEVIVIEKKKEIEDDVSMKVEAILGTHFDELKNMKTVDLRKLARQLDSLSIPRDKIKFARKDELIKAIIEFCERKLR
- the eutC gene encoding ethanolamine ammonia-lyase subunit EutC, whose product is MVKEDDLRKIVEQVLTEMGYSSLPEKAINTIKEAIIDEQEGIPDLTTIDIRKQVLVPNPENLEALLKLKSKTPARIGVWRSGPRYKTETLLRFRADHAVAMDAVFTDVSEELLQEMNLFSVKTMCRNKDEYLTRPDLGRKFDDDSIKMIKEKCKANPQVQIYVSDGLSSTAIEANVKDVLPAIIQGLKAYGIEVGTPFFVKYGRVPAMDVISEVTGADVTCVLIGERPGLATAESMSAYMAYKATVNMPEARRTVVSNIHRGGTPPVEAGAHIAEIIKLMIEKKASGIDLKL
- the eutA gene encoding ethanolamine ammonia-lyase reactivating factor EutA, which gives rise to MKEEIISVGIDIGTSTTQLIFSKLIIENTASAFTIPKIKIVDKQVFFKSEIYFTPLISSTEIDMEKVKKIIEIEYSKAGIKPEDVKTGAVIITGETARKKNANNVLNSLSKFAGEFVVATAGPELEAIIAGRGAGAENISKENDYCVANIDIGGGTTNIAVFDSGEVVDTCALDVGGRLIKFDENNRKINYASNKIIELAKELGIDLKLDDEITLGKIKIICSRMAEILEEVFGLRARSKLLEKMLITKPLNLNYKIDSITFSGGVADFIYNQSDNYLAFNDIGIVLGEAISKSSLFKKLKVFKPQETIRATVIGSGMHTVELSGSTIMYSKDIFPIKNIPVIRLNNESDYKLFSSEIEQKINWFIANEELQNIAIAFKGTKNPSFNNVSSLAEKIITGLNKLVENRLPIIVIVENDFAKALGHSIVNKLNKKNDVVCIDGIRVENGDFVDIGKPISNGRVVPIVIKTLLFK
- the pduL gene encoding phosphate propanoyltransferase, with amino-acid sequence MEVFLDNLAKNIVRNIKCQRLIPIEASGRHVHLSIQHVIELFGKDYELKIKKELSQKGQYQYEEKVMLIGPKGVYKDVSILGPPRSKTQVEISKTDAIFLGVDAPLRDSGNLSKSPSIIIATDKAAIRIAEGVIIARRHIHMNEKDAIEFSVKDKQLVSVKILSQRPVIFEEVLVRVNRDYSLTMHIDYDEANACGYIDGVYGRLIV
- a CDS encoding acetaldehyde dehydrogenase (acetylating), whose amino-acid sequence is MDRDLISIQEARDLVRRAKEAQFKLSNLSQKELDEIVRSMAEEAYQNSERLAKMAVEETGFGKYEDKIIKNKFASKIVFESIKEVKTVGILKNDDINKILEIGVPIGIIAALIPSTNPTSTTIYKALIAIKSGNAIVFSPHPAAARCILETAKILEKAAIKSGAPEGIIGCLQNPTLEATNELMKNKDVALILATGGSAMVRAAYSSGKPALGVGPGNVPAFIERTADIPLSVKRIIESKTFDNGTICASEQAIVTENCIKEKVKEELILQGGYFLDEEEARKVAKVLVNPCGGLNPRIVGQPAIKIAQMAGLEIPDNIKVLIKEEKGVGKEFPFSMEKLSPILAFYTEENWEKACEKCIEILNFGGLGHTLVIHSNNEEVIMEFALKKPVSRLLINTSASQGAIGATTNLQPALTLGCGSIGGSSTSDNIGPLHLINIRRIAYGIRETNEIFSNSNEDKVDLDYLKKLIINEINKIKKGGVLNG
- the eutJ gene encoding ethanolamine utilization protein EutJ is translated as MYDYTLVNKMVKEVEKSIYETIEFDKTNEILLGVDLGTAYIVLVALDKYRRPIATEMEYANVVRDGLVVDFIGATNIVRRLKRKLEDKLNAELKYAAIAVPPGTSARDCDTHRYVVERAGLEVVKVLDEPTAANAVLNIKDGVIVDIGGGTTGLSIIKENKVIYTADEPTGGTHLSLVIAGNYKIDFESAEEIKKDKYKQKEIFPIVLPVIKKIASIIKKHILESKTDVNSIFLVGGTSCLEGIEQVIEKETGIQTTKPYNPLFITPLGIALNCLIEGSE
- a CDS encoding BMC domain-containing protein, which translates into the protein MANTNALGMIETKGLVGAIEAADAMVKAANVTLIGKVLVGGGLVTVMVRGDVGAVKAATDAGAAAAERVGELISVHVIPRPHGEVELILPKAE